A window of the Rhinoraja longicauda isolate Sanriku21f chromosome 42, sRhiLon1.1, whole genome shotgun sequence genome harbors these coding sequences:
- the LOC144611963 gene encoding RNA 5'-monophosphate methyltransferase-like, protein MGAPSGACYIAQRHKVSAESHDFSVAVYKHLCGLGLNLKLLGCDIDAGLIRRATESNPYPDSIRYVTLDVMEPVSREAALRPYLDRWRRATFDICFCMSVTMWIHLHHGDRGLLDFLLWVSGLCRALLIEPQPWKCYRSAARRQRRLGSPSFDHFKNLAIKGDVARRIQQFLVADCNMELVRCFGNTNWDRRLLLFKKCSLN, encoded by the exons ATGGGTGCACCCTCTGGTGCTTGTTATATTGCCCAACGCCACAAGGTGTCAGCAGAGAGCCAT GACTTCAGTGTGGCTGTGTACAAGCACCTGTGTGGGCTGGGACTGAACCTCAAGCTGCTGGGTTGTGACATCGATGCTGGCCTGATCCGGCGAGCCACAGAGTCCAACCCTTATCCCGACTCCATCCGGTACGTGACCCTGGACGTGATGGAGCCCGTTTCCCGTGAGGCCGCGCTCCGGCCCTACTTGGACAGGTGGCGGCGGGCCACCTTTGACATCTGCTTCTGCATGTCCGTGACCATGTGGATCCACCTCCACCACGGCGACCGTGGGCTGCTGGACTTCTTGCTGTGGGTGTCTGGGCTCTGCCGGGCCCTGCTGATCGAGCCGCAGCCCTGGAAGTGCTACCGCTCAGCGGCACGCCGACAGCGCCGGCTCGGCAGCCCCTCCTTCGACCACTTCAAGAACCTCGCCATCAAAGGGGACGTGGCCCGGAGGATTCAGCAGTTCCTCGTTGCCGATTGCAACATGGAGCTGGTCCGGTGTTTTGGGAACACCAACTGGGACAGGCGTTTGCTGCTCTTTAAGAAATGCTCCTTGAACTGA
- the LOC144611964 gene encoding RNA 5'-monophosphate methyltransferase-like, protein MQSPRTQLAPEDFSVAVYKHLCGLGLNLKLLGCDIDAGLIRRATESNPYPDSIRYVTLDVMDPVSREAALRPYLDRWRRATFDICFCMSVTMWIHLHHGDRGLLDFLLWVSGLCRALLIEPQPWKCYRSAARRQRRLGSPSFDHFKNLAIKGDVARRIQQFLVADCNMELVRCFGNTNWDRRLLLFKKCSLN, encoded by the exons atgcaatctccacgcACACAgctggcacctgag GACTTCAGTGTGGCTGTGTACAAGCACCTGTGTGGGCTGGGACTGAACCTCAAGCTGCTGGGGTGTGACATCGATGCTGGCCTGATCCGGCGAGCCACAGAGTCCAACCCTTATCCCGACTCCATCCGGTACGTGACCCTGGACGTGATGGACCCCGTTTCCCGTGAGGCCGCGCTCCGGCCCTACTTGGACAGGTGGCGGCGGGCCACCTTTGACATCTGCTTCTGCATGTCCGTGACCATGTGGATCCACCTCCACCACGGCGACCGTGGGCTGCTAGACTTCTTGCTGTGGGTGTCTGGGCTCTGCCGGGCCCTGCTGATCGAGCCGCAGCCCTGGAAGTGCTACCGCTCAGCGGCACGCCGACAGCGCCGGCTCGGCAGCCCCTCCTTCGACCACTTCAAGAACCTCGCCATCAAAGGGGACGTGGCCCGGAGGATTCAGCAGTTCCTCGTTGCCGATTGCAACATGGAGCTGGTCCGGTGTTTTGGGAACACCAACTGGGACAGGCGTTTGCTGCTCTTTAAGAAATGCTCCTTGAACTGA
- the LOC144611965 gene encoding RNA 5'-monophosphate methyltransferase-like: protein MGAPTGACYIAQRHKVSAESHDFSVAVYKHLCGLGLNLKLLGCDIDAGLIRRATESNPYPDSIRYVTLDVMEPVSREAALRPYLDRWRRATFDICFCMSVTMWIHLHHGDRGLLDFLLWVSGLCRALLIEPQPWKCYRSAARRQRRLGSASFDHFKSLAIKGDVARRIQQFLVADCNMELVRCFGNTNWDRRLLLFKKCSLN, encoded by the exons ATGGGTGCACCCACTGGTGCTTGTTATATTGCCCAACGCCACAAGGTGTCAGCAGAGAGCCAT GACTTCAGTGTGGCTGTGTACAAGCACCTGTGTGGGCTGGGACTGAACCTCAAGCTGCTGGGTTGTGACATCGATGCTGGCCTGATCCGGCGAGCCACAGAGTCCAACCCTTATCCCGACTCCATCCGGTACGTGACCCTGGACGTGATGGAGCCCGTTTCCCGTGAGGCCGCGCTCCGGCCCTACTTGGACAGGTGGCGGCGGGCCACCTTTGACATCTGCTTCTGCATGTCCGTGACCATGTGGATCCACCTCCACCACGGCGACCGTGGGCTGCTAGACTTCTTGCTGTGGGTGTCTGGGCTCTGCCGGGCCCTGCTGATCGAGCCGCAGCCCTGGAAGTGCTACCGCTCAGCGGCACGCCGACAGCGCCGGCTCGGCAGCGCCTCCTTCGACCACTTCAAGAGCCTCGCCATCAAAGGGGACGTGGCCCGGAGGATTCAGCAGTTCCTCGTTGCCGATTGCAACATGGAGCTGGTCCGGTGTTTTGGGAACACCAACTGGGACAGGCGTTTGCTGCTCTTTAAGAAATGCTCCTTGAACTGA